One region of Priestia megaterium genomic DNA includes:
- the pxpB gene encoding 5-oxoprolinase subunit PxpB, with amino-acid sequence MSNDYRLYPLGDSGIVVSFGDEINFGIHKRIQQFTEVLEQSLCKGMIEYVPAFTTVTIYYDPWIMSEKGRRNPYTAISTYIEELLFHQEEKSEAVARQIDIPVCYGGKYGPDLERVAAFHSLTPDEVISIHTNGEYLVYMIGFAPGFPYLGGMSEKIATPRKESPRNSIPKGSVGIAGMQTGVYPIETPGGWQLIGRTPLTLFNPEKDSPSLLQAGDRIRFVSISETEYEAQKEVDEDEY; translated from the coding sequence ATGAGTAACGATTATCGACTTTATCCTCTTGGTGATAGCGGCATTGTCGTTTCATTTGGAGACGAAATTAATTTCGGTATACATAAACGTATTCAGCAATTTACTGAGGTGCTAGAGCAATCATTATGTAAGGGAATGATTGAATATGTGCCGGCTTTTACGACGGTTACAATCTATTATGATCCTTGGATAATGAGTGAAAAAGGAAGAAGAAATCCTTACACAGCAATATCTACATATATTGAAGAACTGCTTTTCCACCAGGAAGAAAAATCTGAAGCGGTCGCTAGACAAATTGACATTCCGGTGTGTTACGGAGGAAAGTACGGCCCCGACTTAGAGAGAGTAGCTGCTTTTCATTCATTAACGCCTGATGAAGTTATCTCCATTCATACAAACGGAGAATATTTGGTGTATATGATAGGCTTTGCTCCTGGTTTTCCTTACTTAGGAGGGATGAGTGAAAAAATTGCGACTCCAAGGAAAGAATCACCGAGAAACAGCATCCCAAAAGGGTCAGTTGGCATCGCAGGAATGCAAACCGGCGTGTACCCAATTGAAACACCTGGAGGATGGCAGTTAATCGGGCGTACTCCTCTTACACTATTTAACCCAGAAAAAGACTCGCCAAGCTTACTTCAAGCAGGTGATCGTATCCGATTTGTTTCCATTTCTGAAACGGAATATGAAGCACAAAAGGAGGTGGATGAAGATGAGTATTAA
- the trhA gene encoding PAQR family membrane homeostasis protein TrhA, translating into MATTHTFTRGEEIANAITHGVGAVLSIVGLTLLIVLSSLEGTPWHVISFTIYGVTMLLLYVSSTLVHSFPEGKVKDLFEIFDHSSIYLFIAGTYTPFLFIAVKGTTGWTLFGIVWGIALAGIVFKAFFVKKFLFISTILYVFMGWMIVFAWDSLTQNIAHQGIVLLVVGGVLYTIGAVFYVWRGFRFHHMIWHMFVLGGTVLHFLAIILYVLPITN; encoded by the coding sequence ATGGCTACTACACACACATTTACAAGAGGAGAAGAAATTGCAAATGCGATTACACACGGCGTTGGAGCCGTACTCAGCATTGTGGGATTAACGCTTTTAATCGTACTTTCTTCGTTAGAAGGAACGCCTTGGCATGTTATCAGTTTTACTATTTACGGAGTAACCATGCTGCTTCTCTATGTCTCCTCTACGCTTGTCCATAGCTTTCCGGAAGGTAAGGTAAAAGATCTTTTTGAGATATTTGACCATTCTTCTATTTATTTGTTTATTGCCGGTACGTACACTCCATTTTTATTTATCGCAGTAAAAGGAACCACCGGCTGGACACTTTTTGGAATTGTATGGGGCATCGCTCTTGCAGGAATTGTATTCAAAGCTTTTTTTGTGAAGAAATTCCTTTTTATTTCCACCATTCTTTACGTATTTATGGGATGGATGATTGTGTTTGCGTGGGATTCGTTAACTCAAAACATTGCCCATCAAGGAATTGTCCTTCTTGTAGTTGGAGGCGTGTTGTATACAATCGGAGCCGTTTTTTACGTATGGCGAGGATTTCGTTTTCACCATATGATTTGGCATATGTTTGTTCTTGGCGGAACCGTACTTCACTTTTTAGCAATCATTTTATATGTATTGCCTATAACCAATTAA
- a CDS encoding LamB/YcsF family protein encodes MATVDLNCDLGESFGNYRLGNDKEILRYVTSANIACGFHAGDPSVMRETVKLALSENVAIGAHPGLQDLAGFGRRYMKITPREAYDLMVYQMGALSAFIRAEGGALHHVKPHGALYNMAAGDRDIAKAIAEAVYNVSEEAILYGLAGSESIKAGNEIGLRTSQEVFADRTYQQNGMLTPRNVENAVIQDEKAAISQVIKMVKEKKVFTVQNEEIPIQADTVCIHGDGAHAVEFAKAICDKLKEEQIIIQPQ; translated from the coding sequence ATGGCTACCGTTGATTTGAACTGTGACTTAGGGGAGAGCTTTGGGAACTATAGATTAGGAAATGATAAAGAAATTTTACGCTATGTAACGTCAGCAAACATTGCCTGTGGCTTTCATGCCGGAGATCCTTCTGTTATGAGAGAAACAGTAAAGCTGGCTTTGAGTGAAAATGTGGCGATCGGCGCGCACCCCGGATTGCAAGATTTAGCTGGATTTGGACGTAGATATATGAAAATTACGCCTCGAGAAGCTTATGATTTGATGGTGTATCAAATGGGGGCTCTTTCAGCTTTTATACGTGCAGAAGGAGGGGCCCTTCATCATGTGAAACCTCATGGCGCTTTATATAATATGGCTGCAGGGGATCGAGATATAGCTAAAGCTATTGCTGAAGCTGTTTATAATGTTAGTGAGGAAGCTATTCTATATGGTCTTGCTGGAAGTGAATCGATTAAAGCTGGAAACGAAATCGGCTTGCGTACGTCTCAGGAAGTATTTGCAGATCGAACCTATCAACAGAACGGCATGCTGACGCCGAGAAACGTTGAAAACGCCGTGATTCAAGATGAGAAAGCAGCTATTTCTCAAGTAATTAAAATGGTCAAAGAAAAGAAAGTATTCACTGTGCAAAATGAAGAGATTCCGATTCAGGCAGATACCGTCTGTATTCATGGAGACGGTGCACATGCTGTTGAATTTGCCAAAGCTATTTGTGACAAGCTAAAAGAAGAACAAATCATTATTCAACCACAATGA
- the bluB gene encoding 5,6-dimethylbenzimidazole synthase gives MNSFTNDEKQAVYKAIYGRRDVRTFLSDEIPNETVYNILQAAHSGPSVGFMQPWNFILVSDTEVKNKLAWAADKERRALAIHYEGEKKEDFLELKIQGLKEAPLTICVTCDPTRGGSHVLGRNSIPETDMMSTACAIQNMWLASYAEGLAMGWVSFYKKNDVRDILHIPPHIDPVALMSIGYTDKYPEKPILEQANWEKRRDLDKLIYHNVWENEKE, from the coding sequence ATGAATTCGTTTACAAACGACGAAAAGCAAGCGGTATACAAAGCGATTTACGGAAGAAGAGATGTACGCACATTTTTGTCTGATGAGATTCCGAATGAAACGGTTTATAACATTCTACAGGCTGCTCACAGCGGACCTTCCGTCGGGTTTATGCAGCCTTGGAATTTTATATTAGTATCTGATACAGAAGTGAAAAATAAACTTGCCTGGGCAGCAGATAAAGAGAGAAGAGCACTGGCTATTCATTATGAAGGTGAAAAGAAAGAAGATTTTTTAGAGCTAAAGATTCAAGGATTAAAAGAAGCGCCGTTAACTATTTGCGTAACGTGTGATCCAACAAGAGGGGGCTCTCATGTTCTCGGAAGAAACTCAATTCCAGAAACTGATATGATGTCAACTGCGTGTGCGATTCAAAATATGTGGCTTGCTTCATATGCAGAAGGACTGGCAATGGGATGGGTAAGTTTTTATAAAAAAAATGATGTACGTGACATTTTACATATTCCTCCTCATATTGATCCTGTAGCGCTCATGTCAATTGGCTATACAGATAAATACCCTGAGAAACCAATCTTAGAACAAGCTAACTGGGAAAAAAGAAGGGATTTAGACAAGCTAATTTATCATAATGTATGGGAAAATGAAAAAGAATAG
- the treC gene encoding alpha,alpha-phosphotrehalase, whose translation MQEPWWKKSVVYQIYPKSFYDTTGNGVGDIAGIIEKLDYLKKLGVDVLWLTPIYKSPQRDNGYDISDYFVIQEEYGTMEDFDRLITEAHKRDLKIIMDIVVNHTSTEHEWFQEAKKSKDNPYRDFYIWKDQKEDGSAPTNWVSKFGGSAWEHDNLTEQSYLHLFDVTQADLNWENERVRRSVYDMMTFWFEKGVDGFRLDVINLISKDQRFLDDDGSVAPGDGRKFYTDGPRVHEYMREMNQEVFSKYDSMTVGEMSSTTVDHCIQYSHPDRRELSMTFNFHHLKVDYPNGEKWALADFDFIKLKEILSTWQTETNKGGGWNALFWCNHDQPRVVSRYGDDELYHNKSAKMLATTIHLMQGTPYIYQGEEIGMTNPKFSSIDEYRDVESLNVYEIKRAQGMDENEILEILKHKSRDNSRTPVQWNDKPNAGFTKGKPWIHPADNYRKINVEKALEDKDSIFYFYQKLIALRKQYEIITYGNYELILGEDEQIFAYIRNGADEKLLVINNFYGSEKIFELPEDITFEGYHSEILLSNYEDSSKEFKRVLLRPYESIVYHLKK comes from the coding sequence ATGCAAGAACCTTGGTGGAAAAAATCTGTTGTTTATCAAATTTATCCAAAAAGTTTTTATGATACGACTGGAAACGGCGTGGGTGATATAGCTGGCATTATTGAAAAGCTAGATTATTTGAAAAAGCTCGGGGTAGATGTTCTGTGGCTAACGCCAATTTATAAATCACCACAGCGGGATAATGGATATGATATAAGTGATTATTTTGTTATTCAAGAAGAATACGGAACAATGGAGGACTTTGATCGTTTAATAACAGAAGCGCATAAGCGGGATCTTAAAATTATCATGGATATTGTCGTTAATCATACGTCAACTGAACATGAATGGTTTCAAGAAGCTAAAAAATCGAAAGATAACCCGTACCGAGATTTTTATATTTGGAAAGATCAAAAAGAAGATGGAAGTGCTCCGACGAATTGGGTTTCAAAATTTGGAGGATCCGCATGGGAGCATGATAACCTCACAGAACAATCGTATCTGCATTTGTTTGATGTTACGCAAGCGGATTTGAACTGGGAAAACGAGCGTGTGCGCCGCAGCGTGTATGATATGATGACGTTTTGGTTTGAAAAAGGAGTAGATGGATTTCGTCTGGACGTTATTAATTTAATTTCAAAAGATCAGCGTTTTTTAGATGATGACGGTTCCGTTGCACCAGGAGATGGCCGAAAATTCTACACCGACGGTCCTCGCGTGCACGAATATATGCGGGAAATGAATCAAGAAGTTTTTTCAAAATATGATAGTATGACCGTTGGGGAAATGTCATCGACAACCGTTGACCACTGCATTCAGTACTCTCATCCGGACCGACGCGAGCTTAGCATGACGTTTAATTTTCATCATTTGAAAGTTGATTACCCAAACGGAGAAAAGTGGGCCCTAGCAGATTTTGATTTTATTAAATTAAAAGAGATTTTATCAACTTGGCAAACGGAAACGAATAAAGGTGGGGGATGGAATGCATTATTTTGGTGCAACCATGATCAGCCTCGCGTTGTTTCACGCTATGGAGACGACGAACTCTATCATAATAAATCTGCTAAAATGCTCGCTACAACGATTCATTTGATGCAGGGAACGCCTTATATCTATCAAGGCGAAGAAATAGGTATGACAAACCCGAAGTTTTCCTCTATTGATGAATATAGAGATGTGGAGTCATTAAATGTGTATGAAATAAAACGTGCACAAGGAATGGACGAAAATGAAATTTTGGAAATTTTAAAACATAAATCAAGAGATAATTCCCGTACACCGGTGCAATGGAACGATAAGCCGAATGCAGGTTTTACAAAAGGAAAGCCATGGATTCATCCGGCCGATAACTACCGTAAAATTAATGTAGAAAAAGCGTTAGAGGATAAAGATTCAATCTTTTATTTTTATCAAAAGCTTATTGCACTGCGCAAGCAGTACGAGATTATCACCTATGGAAACTATGAATTGATTCTTGGAGAAGACGAGCAGATTTTCGCTTATATCCGAAATGGAGCAGATGAAAAGCTGCTCGTGATAAATAATTTCTACGGCAGCGAGAAAATTTTTGAACTGCCAGAAGATATAACTTTTGAAGGATATCATAGTGAAATATTGCTGTCTAACTACGAAGATTCATCAAAGGAATTCAAGCGAGTCTTACTTCGGCCGTATGAATCAATCGTGTATCATTTAAAAAAATAG
- a CDS encoding 5-oxoprolinase subunit C family protein, translating to MSIKVMRPGLLTTIQDIGRHGYQKDGMIVSGAMDKVALRIANLLVGNQENQPVIEITLMGPKIEFQQDALIALTGGDLSPTVNGEAVKMWRPLYVKKGSVLQFGVPTLGCRSYLSVSGAFNVPAVMGSTSTSLRARIGGLHGKALQSGDEVLSHPPTEIGEAIIKKLVKKQTDRSFQQAFWTIHPKLLPSYETPIIRTMKGAEFDWFTKESQQHFFNQEFDVTPQSDRMGYRLKGKKLVLQQEKELLSSAVTFGTIQVPKEGQPIVLLADHQTTGGYPRIGQVATADFSALAQVSPGQKVSFQFVSLDEAQHLYMEQEKKINHIKRALRMKI from the coding sequence ATGAGTATTAAAGTGATGCGTCCTGGTTTATTAACAACGATTCAAGATATCGGCAGACATGGATATCAAAAGGACGGCATGATTGTCAGCGGGGCAATGGACAAAGTTGCTTTAAGGATTGCCAACTTATTAGTAGGAAATCAAGAAAATCAGCCGGTTATTGAAATTACGTTAATGGGACCAAAAATTGAATTTCAGCAAGATGCTTTAATTGCCCTGACAGGAGGGGATTTATCGCCAACTGTTAATGGTGAAGCCGTAAAGATGTGGCGGCCTTTATATGTAAAAAAAGGGAGCGTGCTGCAGTTTGGTGTTCCGACTTTAGGTTGCCGTTCTTATTTATCGGTTTCCGGTGCCTTTAACGTTCCTGCAGTTATGGGAAGTACATCTACTTCGCTTCGCGCTCGGATAGGAGGGCTACACGGTAAAGCATTACAGTCAGGAGACGAAGTATTAAGCCATCCTCCTACAGAAATAGGGGAAGCAATTATAAAGAAACTGGTGAAAAAGCAAACGGACCGCTCTTTTCAGCAGGCTTTTTGGACCATTCATCCTAAACTTCTTCCTTCATACGAGACGCCTATTATCCGCACAATGAAAGGTGCGGAATTTGATTGGTTTACGAAAGAAAGTCAACAACATTTCTTTAATCAAGAATTTGACGTTACGCCGCAATCTGACCGAATGGGCTATAGGCTAAAAGGGAAGAAACTAGTCCTTCAGCAGGAAAAGGAACTGCTTTCTAGCGCTGTGACGTTTGGTACAATTCAAGTACCAAAAGAAGGACAGCCCATTGTTTTATTAGCAGATCATCAAACGACAGGAGGATACCCTAGAATCGGGCAGGTAGCAACTGCCGATTTTTCGGCGCTGGCACAAGTTTCTCCAGGGCAAAAGGTTTCTTTTCAATTCGTTTCACTGGATGAAGCGCAGCATTTATATATGGAGCAGGAAAAGAAAATCAATCATATTAAAAGAGCACTTCGAATGAAAATATAG
- a CDS encoding DUF1643 domain-containing protein, whose translation MEAVKKEVIFDETGTYKYSLLCKWSEVNERKLTFILSFPENTYEYSDDTAVSKCIDLAQKWGFGVLEIVYLFSYQTDHVSFLRMLSKEEAVGTRTGEYIQKAVEDAELVVVAWGDHGSIYNRQEEVERFLKHKPVYCFGKTKQQFPRHILSVVHRTELQKYEVPANREESEEVSSFIEDIDQSFGGEDYSPIKQLTEEEPLMFIEDIASMYR comes from the coding sequence ATGGAAGCAGTGAAAAAAGAAGTTATTTTTGATGAAACAGGCACATACAAATATTCTCTATTATGCAAATGGAGTGAAGTAAACGAACGTAAACTTACGTTTATCTTGTCCTTTCCAGAAAATACGTATGAATACAGCGATGATACAGCTGTATCCAAATGCATCGACCTGGCGCAAAAGTGGGGATTTGGAGTCTTAGAAATCGTTTATTTATTCAGCTATCAAACCGATCATGTTTCGTTTTTACGCATGCTTTCAAAAGAAGAAGCTGTTGGAACAAGAACAGGTGAATATATTCAAAAAGCTGTGGAAGATGCTGAACTGGTTGTGGTAGCTTGGGGTGATCATGGAAGCATTTATAACCGGCAAGAGGAAGTAGAACGCTTTTTGAAACACAAGCCGGTATACTGTTTTGGAAAAACGAAGCAGCAATTTCCTCGCCATATTTTATCCGTCGTGCACCGTACAGAATTACAGAAATACGAAGTGCCGGCTAATCGTGAAGAGTCAGAAGAAGTTTCTTCGTTTATTGAAGACATAGATCAAAGTTTTGGTGGAGAGGATTATTCTCCAATTAAACAACTAACAGAAGAAGAACCGCTTATGTTTATTGAAGACATTGCCAGTATGTATCGATAA
- a CDS encoding NRAMP family divalent metal transporter — protein sequence MKKERNWSVLLGAAFLMATSAVGPGFLTQTTVFTQALAASFGFVILLSILLDIGVQLNVWRIIAVSEKRAQDIANSVFPGLGLFIAILIVIGGLAFNIGNVGGAGLGFNALFGISPKVGAVITAIISIAIFLVKEAGKLMDRFAQLMGGILIILMVYVAVSSAPPVGEAVSKTFWPDHIDVMAIVTLVGGTVGGYITFAGGHRLLDAGIKGKAAIPEVTRGAVSGITIASIIRIFLFLATLGVLSQGLKLNPDNPPASVFQLAAGDIGYKLFGVVMAAAAITSVIGSAYTSVSFIKSFSKRIEKYENWIIIAFITISTLVFLTIGQPVTLLILAGALNGLILPITLGTMLIAAYKKKIVGDYKHPTWLTVFGSFVVVIMAVLGVYTLVTQMAKLW from the coding sequence ATGAAAAAAGAACGCAACTGGAGCGTGCTCCTCGGAGCAGCATTTTTAATGGCTACTTCAGCAGTGGGTCCAGGTTTTTTAACTCAAACAACTGTCTTTACACAAGCTCTCGCCGCAAGTTTTGGTTTTGTCATTTTACTGTCGATTTTATTAGACATTGGCGTTCAGCTAAACGTATGGCGTATTATTGCCGTCTCAGAAAAAAGAGCACAGGATATTGCTAACAGTGTTTTCCCAGGTCTCGGTTTATTTATTGCTATTTTAATTGTAATCGGAGGCTTAGCATTTAATATTGGAAATGTAGGAGGAGCGGGTCTTGGCTTCAATGCGCTATTTGGTATTTCTCCTAAAGTTGGTGCAGTTATTACAGCCATTATTTCTATTGCCATCTTTTTAGTCAAAGAAGCCGGAAAATTAATGGATCGTTTTGCTCAATTAATGGGCGGAATATTAATTATTTTAATGGTGTATGTTGCGGTTTCTTCCGCTCCGCCAGTAGGAGAAGCGGTATCTAAAACATTTTGGCCGGATCACATTGACGTAATGGCGATTGTTACTCTTGTAGGAGGAACGGTAGGAGGATATATTACATTTGCAGGAGGTCACCGTTTATTAGATGCAGGAATCAAAGGAAAAGCCGCGATTCCGGAAGTAACAAGAGGAGCAGTATCCGGCATTACGATCGCTTCGATCATTCGAATTTTTCTATTTTTGGCAACATTAGGTGTGTTGAGTCAAGGGTTAAAACTGAATCCCGATAATCCACCTGCCTCTGTTTTTCAGTTAGCCGCAGGGGATATTGGCTATAAATTATTTGGTGTCGTCATGGCAGCAGCGGCTATCACTTCAGTTATTGGTTCGGCATATACATCGGTTTCCTTTATTAAATCCTTCAGCAAAAGGATTGAGAAATATGAAAACTGGATTATCATTGCATTTATTACGATTTCAACCCTGGTTTTCTTAACGATTGGTCAGCCGGTCACGCTGCTCATTTTAGCTGGAGCATTAAATGGGTTAATCTTACCTATTACACTCGGTACAATGCTTATAGCGGCGTATAAAAAGAAGATAGTAGGGGATTACAAGCATCCGACTTGGCTTACCGTTTTTGGCAGTTTTGTGGTCGTTATTATGGCTGTGCTAGGAGTCTATACGCTTGTGACTCAAATGGCAAAACTGTGGTAA
- a CDS encoding AI-2E family transporter — protein MNIARSWLHNKLTVRIITLIIITVLLVSIRSMLQLLLFTFIFTFLIGRLQQTLRRKLPLNSTLILIVIYIALIGALGIVGYVYIPVIMTQVTELVQKLMYFYKHPPDNTFVTYIIDNLKRFKSPENIQQNIDLVYSYLSNIGKVSAQVFLALLLSLFFLLEKSRIHRLFVQLEQSRLGWFFKEAGYLGRKFVNSFGKVIEVQFIIAFVNSILSVIALWVLGFPNLLALGVMVFLLGLVPVLGVFVSLIPLCTIAYSLGGGVKVLSVLIMVVVLHALESYVLNPKLMSSKTNLPTFITFIILVFGEHFLGVWGLILGIPIFIFFLDLVGVDSAQQLSKKEETGTK, from the coding sequence ATGAATATTGCAAGAAGTTGGCTTCACAACAAACTTACTGTTCGCATCATTACGCTTATTATTATTACAGTTTTACTTGTCAGCATTAGAAGTATGCTTCAGCTGCTGTTATTTACGTTTATTTTTACCTTTTTAATTGGTCGTCTTCAACAAACGTTAAGAAGAAAGCTTCCGCTTAATTCAACGCTTATACTCATCGTCATCTATATCGCACTGATTGGTGCTCTCGGTATTGTAGGATATGTATATATCCCGGTTATTATGACGCAAGTTACTGAGCTTGTACAGAAGCTGATGTATTTTTACAAGCACCCCCCTGATAATACATTCGTCACCTATATTATCGATAATCTAAAGAGATTTAAATCACCAGAAAATATTCAGCAGAATATTGATTTAGTATACAGCTATTTATCTAATATTGGAAAAGTAAGTGCACAAGTTTTCTTAGCACTCTTGTTAAGCCTATTCTTTTTACTTGAAAAGTCGCGGATTCACCGATTATTTGTCCAACTGGAACAATCTAGGCTGGGCTGGTTTTTCAAAGAAGCTGGCTATTTGGGGAGAAAATTTGTTAATTCCTTCGGCAAGGTAATAGAAGTTCAGTTTATTATCGCTTTTGTGAACAGCATTTTATCCGTTATTGCCCTGTGGGTGTTAGGGTTTCCTAATTTGCTTGCGCTTGGCGTTATGGTCTTTCTACTAGGGCTAGTGCCGGTTCTTGGGGTATTTGTTTCACTCATTCCGCTTTGTACAATCGCTTACAGTTTAGGAGGCGGTGTAAAAGTACTATCTGTGTTAATTATGGTGGTAGTACTTCACGCACTTGAAAGCTATGTATTAAATCCAAAGCTTATGTCATCTAAAACAAACTTGCCAACATTCATTACGTTTATCATTTTAGTATTTGGTGAACATTTCTTGGGCGTATGGGGGCTGATTCTTGGTATTCCTATTTTTATTTTCTTTTTAGATCTCGTAGGAGTAGATTCAGCACAGCAACTGTCAAAAAAAGAAGAGACTGGGACAAAATGA
- the treR gene encoding trehalose operon repressor codes for MKENKFISIYEQLVDKIKRGDWRPNTKLPSENELVEQYQTSRETIRKALNLLSQNGYIQKMKGKGSFVLDVSRFDFPVSGLVSFKEVAEKLGHTSTTIVKEFELIKADQDLCTQLGATKKDLIWKVVRAREIDGEKIILDKDFFHKKYVPHLTKDICKGSIYEYLEKDLGLKISFAKKEISVDELTDEDKCYLDLKDYEHIVVVRNYVYLEDASLFQYTESRHRLDKFRFVDFARRGI; via the coding sequence TTGAAAGAAAATAAATTTATCAGCATTTACGAACAGTTAGTCGATAAAATTAAACGCGGTGACTGGCGTCCTAATACAAAACTTCCTTCTGAAAATGAGCTTGTTGAACAGTATCAAACGTCTCGTGAAACGATACGGAAAGCGTTAAATTTACTCTCGCAAAATGGGTACATTCAAAAAATGAAAGGAAAAGGTTCTTTTGTATTAGACGTATCACGCTTTGATTTTCCAGTATCAGGACTTGTTAGCTTCAAAGAAGTCGCGGAAAAGCTAGGACATACGTCGACTACTATTGTAAAAGAGTTTGAATTAATCAAGGCTGATCAAGATTTGTGCACACAGCTTGGCGCAACGAAAAAAGATCTCATATGGAAAGTAGTTCGAGCACGTGAAATCGATGGAGAAAAAATTATTTTAGATAAAGATTTTTTTCATAAAAAATATGTTCCTCACCTCACAAAAGACATATGCAAAGGCTCTATTTATGAATACTTAGAAAAAGATCTTGGGCTGAAAATCAGCTTTGCTAAAAAAGAAATTTCCGTTGACGAGCTGACGGACGAAGATAAATGTTACTTAGATTTGAAAGACTATGAACATATTGTGGTAGTAAGAAACTATGTGTATCTAGAAGATGCAAGCCTTTTTCAGTATACGGAATCACGTCATCGTCTTGACAAGTTTCGTTTTGTGGATTTTGCTCGCAGAGGTATATAA
- the treP gene encoding PTS system trehalose-specific EIIBC component, producing the protein MNRESVERIVEAVGGKENISAATHCVTRLRLVLKDEGKVNQRMLDEHELVKGSFSTNGQFQVVIGQGTVDKVYKEMVALTGIGELSKEEVKNEAAKNLNPLQRAIKTLADIFIPILPAIVTAGLLMGINNVLTGAGIFYDDKSIVDVHTQWKDFASMINLIANTAFAFLPALIGWSAVTRFGGSPLFGIVLGLMLVHPDLLNAWSYGEALKKGSIDTWNLFGLHVEKVGYQGQVLPVLVASFVLAKIELFLRKRIPDGFQLLIVAPVALLVTGFLAFIVIGPITFAIGNVITDAVVWLFKTAPFIGGLVYGGLYAPLVITGMHHTFLAVDLQLIGSVGSTFLWPMVALSNIAQGSAAFAIMILSKDDEKLKGLSLTSGISAWLGITEPAMFGVNLRFRFAFISAVIGSAIAGVVISVAGVKAASVGIGGIPAPLSIVPQSWPPFIIGMIIVIVVPFLLTLTLGKLQKKSTVTSTVAGTDSFQHNSKN; encoded by the coding sequence ATGAATCGAGAATCTGTTGAACGCATTGTAGAAGCCGTTGGCGGAAAAGAAAATATCTCTGCTGCAACGCACTGTGTAACGCGCCTTCGACTTGTTTTAAAAGATGAAGGTAAAGTCAATCAACGTATGCTAGATGAGCACGAATTAGTAAAAGGATCTTTTTCTACAAACGGCCAGTTTCAAGTTGTCATTGGTCAAGGCACGGTGGATAAAGTATATAAAGAAATGGTGGCGCTTACAGGTATAGGCGAGCTATCAAAAGAAGAAGTGAAAAACGAAGCGGCTAAAAACTTAAATCCGCTGCAGCGCGCAATAAAAACATTAGCTGACATTTTTATTCCTATTTTACCGGCCATCGTAACCGCGGGTTTATTGATGGGAATCAATAATGTACTAACAGGAGCCGGAATTTTTTACGATGATAAATCAATCGTAGATGTTCATACACAGTGGAAAGACTTCGCAAGCATGATTAATTTAATTGCGAATACGGCTTTTGCCTTTTTGCCAGCTCTTATTGGGTGGTCAGCTGTTACGCGTTTTGGAGGAAGTCCTTTATTTGGAATTGTCCTTGGGCTCATGCTTGTACATCCTGACTTGCTAAATGCTTGGTCTTACGGAGAAGCATTAAAAAAAGGAAGTATCGATACGTGGAATTTATTTGGCCTGCATGTTGAGAAAGTAGGCTATCAAGGACAGGTTTTACCCGTATTAGTCGCTTCATTCGTCTTGGCAAAAATCGAATTATTCTTACGAAAACGCATACCGGATGGATTTCAACTTTTGATTGTAGCACCTGTAGCTCTTTTAGTAACAGGGTTTCTCGCTTTTATTGTAATTGGTCCAATTACATTTGCAATAGGAAATGTTATTACAGATGCAGTTGTATGGCTGTTTAAAACGGCTCCATTTATTGGAGGGCTTGTATATGGAGGTTTATACGCTCCTCTTGTTATTACAGGGATGCACCATACATTTTTGGCCGTAGATTTACAGCTGATTGGAAGCGTAGGGAGTACGTTCTTATGGCCAATGGTAGCATTATCGAATATTGCACAGGGCTCTGCGGCTTTTGCGATAATGATTCTTTCAAAAGATGATGAGAAATTAAAAGGATTGTCTTTAACGTCAGGGATTTCAGCGTGGCTTGGCATTACGGAGCCTGCAATGTTTGGTGTGAATTTGCGTTTTAGATTTGCTTTTATTTCTGCAGTGATTGGTTCAGCTATTGCCGGTGTTGTCATATCTGTAGCCGGAGTAAAAGCAGCATCGGTGGGAATCGGTGGTATCCCTGCTCCATTATCAATTGTTCCACAGAGCTGGCCGCCTTTTATTATTGGAATGATAATCGTAATCGTAGTGCCGTTTCTTTTAACGTTAACGCTCGGAAAGCTTCAGAAAAAATCAACCGTTACATCAACGGTCGCGGGTACAGACTCGTTTCAACATAATTCAAAGAATTAA